AGAAAACTTGGGAGAAATCTGATAAATATTGGGAAGACTTCTATAATAGTGATCCTGAATATAGATATCCAAAAGGGGATTTGCTATTTAGAGTTCATTCTGGAGGGTATGATGAACCTGTATTAGATGATTACGTTGATAGAGGAGATTATCAAGATAAAATATTCCGTGAAAAGCATGATTTATGGAAGGCACGTAATGATATAAGCTGTATTGAATTTAATAGTCATTGGGTATCTTTTACGAAAGATGTTGATGTTATAGGTTCTGATTATTTCTCAGGCAAGGATCTGCGAGGTTTTGTCATAGTGATGAAAGCAGAAAAAGCAATTGATATCTCTTCCTTCAAAGAAAAGGGATTTAATGAATATGAGGTGGTCGCACCTATGACTAAAGATACTCTTGTTGAAATTCTTGATTTTGATGGTTTTATGAATAAATATGGTAAAGGAACTTCTTATTATGAAAAAAACGAAATGAAAAAATCTTAGTCATTACGCATGCTGTCTTTTTAATTCTGTATACAGTTTGACTTGTAACGTCATGATCTTTCACAGTATTTCCATTATATATTTTTCTGGTTTGGATGAAAGGAACTATTTACTAGCAAAAATGCGACTGATGTAAGATTAAAAGCACAAAATTATTGTTAAAGGATTTAAATGAAAACTAGTAATACTTATTAAGGAAAGTCAATTGGTCTTGTACTAAATGACTTTCTTTCTTTTTGTACAATTATGATATTAAAACAACTTTTTATGAAATTAATTTCTATTTTCCTAGTATTGGTATTACTATGTATTTGAGTAAATTTTTAGTTACAAAGGAGTTAAATAATGACTTTAGGTAGCACGTTAAAATATCTTAGGGAAAGAGTTGGGATATCTCAGATCGTATTAGCAAATAAATTACACATAAGTCGTCAATCTATATCAAGTTGGGAAAATGATCGAGCATGTCCCCTCTATGGATAACTTAATTTTGTTATCAGAAATCTATAGTGTTTCTGTCGATGACTTGTTGAAAAAGAATCAAGAATTAAGAGGGCAATGGCCAGTGAATACAAAAGAAGTTATGAGATTTAAACAAGAAATCCATCAAATTTATAAAGAATTGGAAAAGTTGAATAATGATTTCAACTGTATGAAAAAGAAAGTGGATACTAATTTTGTACCATAATAATATCTTTAAATTATTTTAAACACGGTTTGCTTTAATCATTTTAAAGTTTGTTTTATAAACGTATATATAAGGTATATATAAGAAAGAAGAGATTATTTGAATAAAATGAAAGAAAAGAAAAGCTTTTATTGGTTTATTAGTATCATTATTTTAATGTTGTACGTCCTTTTTGCACTCACTAAACTAAATATCTTTTTAATACTCTTTTTTTTAGCATGGGGTGGTTTCACTATTTACGGTTTTTGGTTACTTGTACATGAAATTAATAAGAAATCCGACTAGTTTTTTGACTAATCGGATTTCTTATTAAAATATTAGAGTCATAATAGCTGCTGTTACAATGTTAGCAACACTTTTACTCATACCAACTTTTCTACATGCGTTGTATACTGCATCTTGAATTGTACCAGTTGCATTTTCTATGAAACTTAATAAAGTTTCTAATCCTGTGTGTGCAGCAATATATCTTTTAACTGAAGTTGGTAACTTGTTGTAGCCTTTTCTAATAGCTTTTACAGCCCAAGTAAATTTACCTCTTTCTTGGTGCTGTTCCTTGCTATTTAGAATAATACCATTTTCAAGATAGACAGGATTATTTAAGTTATCGTGATAGATAGCAATCTCTTCAGCTGAAAATCCCAGTTTTTGTAGTTCGTTATCACTTAATCCTTTAAAGTGATCTTTTTCTGAAGCAACGCTTTTGATTTCGTCAGCTTGTACAAGAGTAGTTCCTACAGGAACTGTAGCAGATAATAAAGATAAAGTTGCTAAACCAATAGTAATAAATTTGATATGTTTCATTAAAACTTCACTCCTAAGACTTAATAAGAATACAAAATTATATTATCGAGAAGGTAGGGTAAGAGAAAGAAGTTTTATCTTTACGTCGCTTTACAATGAACCTATTTATTTTGTGTTTATGTAGATTTTTTAAAATAGTTGGGATTCTAGAAGAGAATTACCAGAAGCTTTTATTTATAACTTATAGGGAGGAAAATATGTCTGATTACTTAAAGGTTAATTCTAGTAAACTACAACACCACACTAATAATCCAATGGTTTGAGAAGTATATAGAACAAGCCAAATTTATTATCGCTGAATCACCGATTTGTGAAGACGAGCTACACCCAATTTTTAGCTTTGTAAAGGCAAATTACAGATTATTATAACAATAAAGGCAGCAATGAATTCTTATTCGAACCCATATCCTGATATTGGCAATATGTTTGAAAATTTTTTGAAGGAAAAGGTTCAAAACAGTCAATTGAAAAGATTAGTAAAATACTATTGAAAAAAACTAGTAGAGAAAATACTTTATCTTATAAAAAGGAAGGTTATAAAGTAATTGACTATGATCTATCTATAGATTTAGCAAATAATCCTATTGTTCTTAATCCATGGATGGCTCCAACGTGTTGTTAACGCTATTACAAGTATTGCCACAAAAGATAACGAATTTGATAGAAAAAAAGGGGGAAAAAAATATAATAAATAAAATTTTATTATCCTACAGGTATTTCTATTTGTCATGGGGGGCATCATTCCCAATATTCTGCGAAGATAAAAGGGAAAGGAATAACTAGTATTCAAGAAGTCATTAATATAGAAAAATATTATGATTATGTAAAGTTCAACGGAGAATATTTTGAATACAGATTCCAATAAATTTAAAAAATTTCTTTTTACCACATAGAGAGTATATTTACTACTGAAGATGAATTTTATGCAGGAATACTATTTGAGATCGGAAGACTTTTAAAAAAATCGTATCGATATCTTTCCAAAGGATATACAAAAAAGTAATTCATTATGCTGAGGATGATTAGTTAAA
This window of the Enterococcus mundtii genome carries:
- a CDS encoding helix-turn-helix domain-containing protein codes for the protein MTLGSTLKYLRERVGISQIVLANKLHISRQSISSWENDRACPLYG
- a CDS encoding DUF6710 family protein, with the translated sequence MCHGGHHSQYSAKIKGKGITSIQEVINIEKYYDYVKFNGEYFEYRFQ